GCGCTCAACAGCCTGTTCGAGCGGTTTGGCGCGGTCAGCCTCAACATCGCGCTGACCGCACTGGTGATCGGCTCGGCGCTGCTGCTGCTGTCGGCCTTCTGGCACCAGGCGCGGGCGGCGATCGTCACCCGCCTGCCCGGCGGCTTGAGGGCCCACCTGCCGGTGATCGACCCGGCGATGCTCAGTCCTCGACCAGCTTGATCAGGCGCCGCTCCAGCGGGGCCAGCACGGGCTTGAGCTCGTGGCCCCGCCGGAGCACCTGGCCATGCTCGCTGATCAAGGCCCACGCCCCTTGCTTCACCCGAAGCGAGGGGCGTTTTTCGATCCGGATTTCCGGTCGTTCGGCGGTGCGGCGAAAGGCGGCGAAACTGGCGAGGTCGGGGGCGAAGTCCATCGCATAGTCGCGCCAGTGGCCCGCCGCGACCATCCGCCCGTAGAGGTCCATGATCCGCTGCAGCTCGAAGCGTTCGAAGGTGGCGACGACCTTCCGGGGAAACGCCCCCGGAAAGGGCGTGACGACGCTCACGAAGCCTTCACCTCGGGAGCATCCTGGTTGCGGGTCTTGAGCACCTGCAATTCACGGCGAAGCGCGGCCAATTCCTGCTCCATCTCGGCGAGGCGGGTGCGCATCGGGTCGAGGTCCTCGCCGCACGGCGTGCCGTAAGGGACGAAACCGGGGCTGTAGTGGACGAGGTCGACCGGCACCGGCCGCGCCGGGATGCCGACTACGGTGGTGCTCGGCAGCACGTCGCGGGTGACCACGGCATTGGCGCCGACCCGCCCGCCCTCGCCGACGGTGATCGGCCCCAGCACCTGCGCGCCCGAGCCGATCACGACATTGTCGCACAGGGTCGGGTGGCGCTTGCCGCCGACCCCGGTCGAGGGGTTGGTCCCGCCGAGCGTGACGTTCTGGTAGATGGTGACGTTGTCGGCGATGTGCGCGGTCTCGCCGATCACGGTGAAACCGTGGTCGATGAAGAAGTTGCGGCCGATGGTCGCGCCGGGATGGATGTCGATGCTGGTGAGGAACCGGCTGAGATGGTTGACCAGCCGGGCCAGCCAGTAGAGCCGCCCGATCCACAGCCAGTGCGCGACCCGGTGGAGCCCGAGCGCCCACACGCCGGGGTAGAGAATCACGTCCCAGCGGCTGCGCGCCGCCGGATCGCGGGTCTTCACCGAATCCAGATAATCGATCAGTCCGAACGCCAAGTCGTGTCGCGCCTCTTGCCTCGTGCCCGCGTAATTTAAGCAACGAGCGGGCATTTTGCCAGTCGCCTACGCGAAGCTGTTCCGCGCTGCGCCGGTCCGGCCCGTGCCGACGCCCGCCCGCGCCTTGGCACCTTGCGAGCGCACGCAATGCGCGCCAGAGGCGGAGCGCCCGTTACGCGAAAGGTCCGGCCATCCCGGAATTCCTCTCGGACCCGTCGGTCCTCCTACCCTTCATCCTGGTCGGCTTCGCCGCGCAATTGATCGATGGCGCGCTCGGCATGGCCTATGGGGTGATTAGCTCGACCCTGCTGGTCGGCATGGGCGTGCCCCCGGCGATGGCCTCGGCGGGGGTGCATACGGTGGAGACCTTCACCACCGGTGTGTCGGCGGTGAGCCATGTCGCCCATCGCAACGTCAATTGGCGGCTGTTCCTGCGGATCGTGGTGCCGGGGGTGATCGGCGGGATGCTTGGGGCCTACGCGCTGAGCAACATCGACGCTTCCACCGCGCGGCCAATCGTTCTCGCCTACCTCTCGGCGATCGGTCTCTATTTGCTGTGGCGCGGCCTCACCCACCGCCACGTCGAGAAGGAACCGCGGGTGGTCGAGCCGCTGGGGCTCATCGGCGGCTTCCTCGACGCGGCGGGCGGCGGCGGCTGGGGGCCGATCGTCACCTCCAACCTGATGGTCCAGGGCGCCGCGCCGCGAACTACCATCGGCACCGTCAACACCGCCGAATTCTTCGTCACCGTGACCGTGTCGGCGACCTTCATCGCCGCGCTCGGCTGGGAGGCGTTCACCTACGCCACGGTCGGCCTGCTGATCGGCGGGGTGGTCGCGGCGCCGCTCGGCGCGATGCTCGCCAAGCGGATTCCGGCCGATCGGCTGCTCGTGATGGTCGGGATCGTCCTCACCGCGACCAGCGCCTGGGGGTTGACCCGCCTGTTCGCCTGAGGTGGCGCATTGCGCCGCCCCGGAGTAGGGCGAGCCCATGCATTTTCTCGATCAAGCCAAGATCTACGTCCGCGCGGGCGCAGGCGGCCCCGGCGCCGTCAGCTTCCGCCGCGAGAAGTTTGTCGAGTTCGGCGGTCCCGACGGCGGCGACGGCGGCAAGGGCGGCGACATCGTGTTCGAAGCCGTCGCCGGCCTCAACACGCTGATCGACTTCCGCTACACCCAGCATTTCCGCGCCCCCCGCGGCAAGGGTGGGTCGGGTTCCAACCGCACCGGTGCCGGCGGCCCCGACCTGGTGATCAAGGTGCCCGTCGGGACGCAGGTGCTGGCGGACGACGAGGACCGGTCGGTGATCGCCGACCTGACCGAGCTCGGCCAGCGGGTCGTGCTGCTCGAAGGCGGCATGGGCGGGCGCGGCAACGCCAGCTACAAGACCTCGACCAACCGCGCGCCGCGCCAGCACCAGCCGGGGATCGCCGGCGAGGAATTGTGGCTGTGGCTGCGCCTCAAGCTGCTCGCCGACGTCGGACTGGTCGGCCTTCCCAATGCGGGCAAGTCGACCTTCCTCAACCGCACCACCAACGCGATGGCCAAGGTCGGCGACTATCCGTTCACGACGCTGCGCCCGCAGCTCGGCGTCGTCCGCCACAAGGGTCGCGAGTTCGTGCTCGCCGACATTCCCGGGCTGATCGAAGGCGCGGCCGAGGGGGCCGGGATCGGCGACCGCTTCCTCGGCCATGTCGAGCGCACACGCGTGCTGCTTCACCTGATCGACGCCGCGGGCGACGACCCCGCCGACGCCTATCGCGTGATCCGCGGCGAGCTAGAGGCCTATGGCGCCGATCTCGACGACAAGGCCGAGGTATTGGTCCTGACCAAGAGCGACGCCGCCACGCCCGAGCAGATTAAGCAGGCCCGCAAGGCGCTCAAGAAGGCGGGTGCGAGCGAGCCGTTGCTGGTCTCGGCCGCCACCGGCGACGGGGTCGACGAGGTGCTCGACACGCTGCTCGAGCGGCTCAGCGGCGGATCGGAGGCGACCGACTACGCCGACCTCGACGATAACGACGAGCCGACCGAAAAGGCCTGGTCGCCGCTGTGAAGCTGGCGATCACCGGGGGGACTGGCTTCGTCGGCGGGCGTCTGCGTGCCCTCGCGGTCGCCGCCGGGCACAAGCTCCGCGCGCTGACACGCCAGCCGCGTGAGGACGAGCGCGGGGTCGAATGGATCGTCGGCGCGCTCGACCATCGCGAGACGCTGCAGCGGCTGGTCGAGGGATGCGACGCGGTGATCCACGTCGCCGGCGTGCTCAAGGCACGCACCCGCGCCGAGTTCGACGCGGGCAACGTCACCGGTACGCTCAACATGCTGGCGGCGGCGACCGCCGGGGGCGTCCACCGCTTCGTCCATGTCTCGAGTCTCGCCGCGCGCGAGCCGACGCTGTCACTCTATGGCGCGTCCAAGGCGCGCGCCGAGCAGATCGTGATGGACAGCGGCCTCGACTGGGCGATCGTTCGGCCGCCTGCGGTCTATGGCCCGGGCGATGCCGAGATGCTCGACCTGTTCAAGGCGGCGCGCAGCGGGTTCGTTCCGCTGCCGCCCGCGGGTCGGCTGTCGATCATCCATGCCGACGACCTCGCCCGGCTGCTGCTAGCGCTAGCCGATCCCGATGCGCCGCACCGCGTGCTTTATGAACCCGACGACGGCCGGCCGCATGGCTACAGCCACAAGGAATTCGCCCGCGCGATCGGCGCGGCGGTCGAGCGCCGTCCGCTCAGCCTGTCGATCCCTGCCCCGCTGCTCAAGCTCAGCGCGCGCGCCGACCAGCTGCTGCGCGGCAAGGGTGCCAAGCTGACCCAGGACCGCGCGGCCTATTTCTGCCATCCCGACTGGGCGGTGGATCCAGCGAAGCGGCCGCCGGGCGAACTGTGGGAACCGCGGATCGACGCCGCCACCGGCCTTGCGGACACCGCCGCCTGGTATGCCGCGCAGGGCTGGATCTAGCGCTTGATCACCAGCTCGTAGGCGACCGCGAGCCCGGTCACGATCAGGCCGGTCAGGAAGAAAGTGTAGCTCCAGTAGAGCCAGCGATACTTCTCCTTCCGAAGCACGAAGCCGTGGTCGTAGACGCTGCCGGCGATGTGCCGATAGACCGCCTCCTCCGACTTCATCACCTTGATCGCCTGCTCGATATAGGCCGCCCGGCTGATGTTGGTGAAGGAGCCGAAATAGAGCAGGTTGGCGGTCTCGGGCGTGACCTTCCACTTGCGCAGCGGGCCCGGACGGACGGTAAGGATGCCGAGCACCGTCGCCATGAAGGAAAAGGCGGTCAGCAGCACCAACGGCAGGCTGGCCTTGCCGGCCGCGACGTCGCTGATCGACAGGCTGAACACCACGAAGCTGGCGCCCATCAGCATCGAGGATTTGTTGTCGGCCATCTGGCTCAAGGCCATCTGCCCGCTGTCGGCGGCGAGCAGGAATTCGTGCACGTCCTTGGGAAAGACGTATTCGTCTTCGCCCTGCAGGCTGGGGGTGGGATCGGCCTCGCTCATGCTTGGCGATGCTGCATCCGGCGGCGGCATGGCGTCAATGGGCTGGCCGGTGTTGAGCCGCCAAGGCTTGCCTGTCGCGCCCCTCCCCGCCATAGGCGCAGCACCGTAAACAGCCGGCGAGAAAAGACCGTGAAGGCGCGCGTGTTCGTCACCTTGAAGTCCGGCGTGCTCGACCCGCAGGGCAAGGCCATCCACCATGCGCTGCAGGGGCTCGGCTTCGACGGGGTCAATGACGTCCGCGCAGGCAAGCTGATCGAGCTTGACCTCGCCGACGGTACCTCGATCCCGCAGATCGAGGAGATGTGCCGCAAGCTCCTCGCCAACACGGTGATCGAGAATTTCCGCATCGAGTCGATGGATGGCGCCGGTGCGTAGCGCGGTCGTCGTTTTCCCCGGCTCGAACTGCGACCGCGATCTGGCGGTCGCCTTCCGCGAGGTCGGCGGGCGCGAGCCCGACTTGGTCTGGCATGGCGAGACGAGCCTGCCCGACGGCCTCGACGTGATCGGCGTTCCCGGCGGTTTTTCCTACGGCGACTATCTCCGCTCGGGCGCGATGGCGGCGCGCTCGCCGGTGATGCGCGCGGTGGCCGACGCCGCCGCCCGCGGCGTGACCGTCATCGGGGTCTGCAACGGTTTCCAGATCCTGACCGAGGCGGGGCTGCTGCCCGGCGCGCTGATGCGCAACGCCGGGCTCGCCTACATCTGCCGGCCGGTGAAGCTGGCGGTCGGCAACAGCCAGTCGCTGTTCACCAGCGGCTATGCGGCGGGCGAGGAAATCACCGTTCCGATCGCCCACCACGACGGCAATTACCAGGCCGATGCCGAGACGCTCGACCGGCTCGAAGGCGAAGGCCGCGTCGCCTTCCGCTATGCCGAGCGGACCAACGGCTCGGCGCGCGACATCGCCGGCATCGTCAACGAGGGCGGCAACGTGCTCGGCATGATGCCCCACCCCGAGCGTGCGCTCGAGACGGCCCACGGCAATCGCGACGGCCGCCGCCTGTTCGAAGGCCTGTTCGCCGCCGTCGCGGCCTAGCGCCACCGCCCGCAAGGCGATAAGTCCGCCTGCACGCGCCCGTAGCTCAGCTGGATAGAGCACGAGCCTTCTAAGCTTGAGGTCGTAGGTTCGAACCCTACCGGGCGCGCCACCCAGTCCTGCTCGCCTCTCCTTTTTCGAGGCCGGCACCCTCGCGCCTCAGGAACTCGCCGGAAACCCCGGATACCTGGAGGCGCCCTTTCCGTGATTGCCGCCGTGAGACGGAGCTCAAGAGCGAGTTGCGGGCCCTTTCGCACGCAAATCTCAGGTGGCCGATTTCGTGACCGCAAGTCTGATGCGCTTAGTTGCGGAAGAGCAAGCGCTGTTGCTCTGTCCAATTGGCCGGAAGATCGGCGGCAAGCAAAGCTCGCTTAGTTAGGTGAGTAGGACAGGCTGCGTCGAGTATGGTGACGACGATCTCGGGCGAGAGGTGGGCTATACGGTAGAGCGCTGCCAGGTTCGCACGGCAGCGACCAGCCTTGGCGGCAATTGCGGAGAGACTTACTCCTGCGGAAGAGTCGATAAGTCGTTTAGCTTCCGCAGCCTCTCTGAGAACCGAAAGCAATTGTGACTGAGGCTCCGTGTGCTTGGCGCCCTCCCCGAGTACCAGCTTGATCTCCTTGCCTCGCCTCACACGAGAGACCCTAGCCCACAGGATGAGCTCACCCGCGCATTCGGAAGGTCGGTTGAGAGTGTCGGCTAACAAGTCTCCACGCAGACCAATGGTCAGGCTTCTTTCCGTCAACTCGACGCGACCAATCAGTTTCTCCGGCCCGATGTTCTCCTGAAGACGTCCTCCGGCAATCTCAGCCGAAGCGGCCACCCGCGAGAGCTCGCTCGCGCACTCGATCCCCAGCTTGGCCTTAAGCTCACTGTTTGAACTGAGAAATGATCGCACTCGCGAGAGTACCGCCTGTTCCACGTCCCACGCTGGCACCCGCAACGCCGGAGCCGCTGGCGTAGCAAAGCTCTGATCTGTGACGTAGTAGCGGTACGCCCTGCCCCGCCTCTTCGTGTGGCTTGGGACCATCCTGCGACCGTCTTGGTCGTATAGGATGCCCGCAAGGACGCTTCGGCGCGTTTTGGCTTTCTCGCGAGCTTGGCTCACACGATTAACAACAAGCTTTGCTTGGACCTGCGCCCAGAGCTCCGGTCCGATGATCGCGCTGTGCTCGCCCGGGTACCAATTCGTCTTGTGGCGAGCTTCCCCTAAATACGAACGGTTCGTCAGCAGATAATAGATCGAGCCCCGCCCGAAGTGGACACCTCCCCTGCCGGCGCGTGCCTTGGTCTTGATCTCTTCGCGTCGAAGCTCGGCGAGCAAAAGGCTGCCGCATCCCAACTCGACATAACGGCGGAAGATGTGGCGCACGGTGGCAGCGTCAACATCGTTCACGACCAGCTTGCGGTCCTGAACTTCGTACCCGAGCGGCGGGCTCCCACCCATCCAAATGCCTTTGCGACGGGAGGCCGCAACCTTATCACGGACGCGCTCGGCAATGACCTCTCGCTCGAATTGAGCAAAGCTGAGAAGAACGTTGAGCGTAAGCCGACCCATGCTTGTGGTCGTGTTGAACGACTGCGTGATGCTCACGAACGAGGCGTCTCTGCTGTCCAGCACATCCACGATCCTAGCGAAGTCAGACAAAGCGCGAGTAAGTCGATCGACTTTGTAGACGACGATCACATCAACCTTTCGCGCTTCCACGTCGGCGAGCAGTCGCTTCAATCCGGGCCGCTCAAGCGTGCCCCCGGAGAAACCACCATCGTCGTAACGCTCCCTTACGAGCGTCCAGCCCTCGTGCCGCTGACTGCTGACGTAGGCGGCGCAGGCTTCATATTGGGCATCGAGGCTATTGAAGTCCTGCTCCAGTCCCTCCTCGGTCGACTTACGAGTGTAGACGGCGCAACGGAGCTTCCTCACCCCCTCCCTTTTACCGGCGTCATGCATTGGCGTTCAGACCGAAGAAGCGTGGGCCCGACCACGCGGTCCCGGTCACCTCCCTCGCAATCTGGCTGAGCGAACGATAGCTTCGGTTTTCGTGCTCGTAGCCTTCATCAGTGACCAGCACTTCGATCGTCCGGCCATTCCAACTTCGCAGTAGACGCGTTCCTGGCTTCATGACCGGCAGCGCCGCACCTCGGCCAGTTGGAGCGAGTAGCTTCCTCCGGCAACGGGCGGACAAGCCGCCTAGTGCGCGCTCCTGAAGCCGATAGCCGATTGCGAGGCGCATCAACTCGGCAGTGATTTTTGGTGGCTCAGCCTTGAGCTGGCGAGTCCACTCGGCCCTGAGTTCGACGGCGCTCATTTGCTGGAGCGCCGCTAGCTTCGCGTCGAGGTTCCTGCTCATTCGGGCGCCACCGCGCGGTAAGTGCGAACACCATCGACCTTGTCGCTGGTGATTGCGTATCCACGCTTACGTAAGCCCGTCAGTGAGGCACGCACCGTATGCGATTGCCAGCCGGTCGCTTCAACCAGGACTGGCAGCGTGGCTCCAGCCTCGCTGACCAGCATCGCTACGATCTTCGCCTGCTTGCTAGGCTTCGCGGTAGTAATGTTGGAAGCGTGGCTGCGCGTTGCACTCTCGGACTGTGGCACGCTGCCGCGTGGTTTACCGCCTCGAGACTTTGTCGAAGTCGTCTTGTTCATGTCGATGGCTCCCTGTGCAGAGCAGCCAAGCGCTGCTCCCACCATCGACAGCCCCACCGGTTCGCCGGTCGGGGCTAGGCGCCCAGCTTCGGGGCGCTGACAGCACCAATGCTCAGCTTGACGACGAAGTCGAGCGAAAGATCAGCTCATCGAGGCCAGGGCGGTTGCTTTCGCGGCTACTCAAGATGGCCCAAGGAGGCCTTCTCCGACGTCTGGCATTGGTGGAAATCCGACAGTCTGCTTTCGGCGCGGCGTAGGTGGATGGTCGACGTTCGTTCAGCCAAGCCGCTATAACGGGATGCGACGCATCGTGGACGTTCAGGGCCAACGCAGGCCTGAGCGGCGCTGCCCGGTAAGGTCGGAAGGGCTGATTCTAGGTGCAAAGGCGAACGACAGGCGTTCTGCGTCCTACCGACGAACGTAGCTGCTAAGGCACTGCTTGAAGTAGTCAGCTATCTCAGATCTGACGGGTTTGAGGTCCATTGATCCACCAGCACGAACTGCTCCGAAGCCGTCGATCCAAACTCCAAGCTCGCTCGCTTTTAATAGGTCCGCTGCTTGCTTGCTATCCAGAACCCGGAATAGCCATACAGCACTGTCTTCCGGTTTCGCACCTGCCGGTCCATTCACGACAGCAGTCTCCCGCCCGTCAATCTCTAAGTATGAAC
The Sphingomonas ginsengisoli An et al. 2013 genome window above contains:
- a CDS encoding DUF2794 domain-containing protein — protein: MSVVTPFPGAFPRKVVATFERFELQRIMDLYGRMVAAGHWRDYAMDFAPDLASFAAFRRTAERPEIRIEKRPSLRVKQGAWALISEHGQVLRRGHELKPVLAPLERRLIKLVED
- the epsC gene encoding serine O-acetyltransferase EpsC, which codes for MAFGLIDYLDSVKTRDPAARSRWDVILYPGVWALGLHRVAHWLWIGRLYWLARLVNHLSRFLTSIDIHPGATIGRNFFIDHGFTVIGETAHIADNVTIYQNVTLGGTNPSTGVGGKRHPTLCDNVVIGSGAQVLGPITVGEGGRVGANAVVTRDVLPSTTVVGIPARPVPVDLVHYSPGFVPYGTPCGEDLDPMRTRLAEMEQELAALRRELQVLKTRNQDAPEVKAS
- a CDS encoding sulfite exporter TauE/SafE family protein, yielding MAYGVISSTLLVGMGVPPAMASAGVHTVETFTTGVSAVSHVAHRNVNWRLFLRIVVPGVIGGMLGAYALSNIDASTARPIVLAYLSAIGLYLLWRGLTHRHVEKEPRVVEPLGLIGGFLDAAGGGGWGPIVTSNLMVQGAAPRTTIGTVNTAEFFVTVTVSATFIAALGWEAFTYATVGLLIGGVVAAPLGAMLAKRIPADRLLVMVGIVLTATSAWGLTRLFA
- the obgE gene encoding GTPase ObgE, with the translated sequence MHFLDQAKIYVRAGAGGPGAVSFRREKFVEFGGPDGGDGGKGGDIVFEAVAGLNTLIDFRYTQHFRAPRGKGGSGSNRTGAGGPDLVIKVPVGTQVLADDEDRSVIADLTELGQRVVLLEGGMGGRGNASYKTSTNRAPRQHQPGIAGEELWLWLRLKLLADVGLVGLPNAGKSTFLNRTTNAMAKVGDYPFTTLRPQLGVVRHKGREFVLADIPGLIEGAAEGAGIGDRFLGHVERTRVLLHLIDAAGDDPADAYRVIRGELEAYGADLDDKAEVLVLTKSDAATPEQIKQARKALKKAGASEPLLVSAATGDGVDEVLDTLLERLSGGSEATDYADLDDNDEPTEKAWSPL
- a CDS encoding NAD-dependent epimerase/dehydratase family protein, which translates into the protein MKLAITGGTGFVGGRLRALAVAAGHKLRALTRQPREDERGVEWIVGALDHRETLQRLVEGCDAVIHVAGVLKARTRAEFDAGNVTGTLNMLAAATAGGVHRFVHVSSLAAREPTLSLYGASKARAEQIVMDSGLDWAIVRPPAVYGPGDAEMLDLFKAARSGFVPLPPAGRLSIIHADDLARLLLALADPDAPHRVLYEPDDGRPHGYSHKEFARAIGAAVERRPLSLSIPAPLLKLSARADQLLRGKGAKLTQDRAAYFCHPDWAVDPAKRPPGELWEPRIDAATGLADTAAWYAAQGWI
- a CDS encoding Pycsar system effector family protein — its product is MSEADPTPSLQGEDEYVFPKDVHEFLLAADSGQMALSQMADNKSSMLMGASFVVFSLSISDVAAGKASLPLVLLTAFSFMATVLGILTVRPGPLRKWKVTPETANLLYFGSFTNISRAAYIEQAIKVMKSEEAVYRHIAGSVYDHGFVLRKEKYRWLYWSYTFFLTGLIVTGLAVAYELVIKR
- the purS gene encoding phosphoribosylformylglycinamidine synthase subunit PurS translates to MKARVFVTLKSGVLDPQGKAIHHALQGLGFDGVNDVRAGKLIELDLADGTSIPQIEEMCRKLLANTVIENFRIESMDGAGA
- the purQ gene encoding phosphoribosylformylglycinamidine synthase subunit PurQ, yielding MRSAVVVFPGSNCDRDLAVAFREVGGREPDLVWHGETSLPDGLDVIGVPGGFSYGDYLRSGAMAARSPVMRAVADAAARGVTVIGVCNGFQILTEAGLLPGALMRNAGLAYICRPVKLAVGNSQSLFTSGYAAGEEITVPIAHHDGNYQADAETLDRLEGEGRVAFRYAERTNGSARDIAGIVNEGGNVLGMMPHPERALETAHGNRDGRRLFEGLFAAVAA
- a CDS encoding recombinase family protein is translated as MRKLRCAVYTRKSTEEGLEQDFNSLDAQYEACAAYVSSQRHEGWTLVRERYDDGGFSGGTLERPGLKRLLADVEARKVDVIVVYKVDRLTRALSDFARIVDVLDSRDASFVSITQSFNTTTSMGRLTLNVLLSFAQFEREVIAERVRDKVAASRRKGIWMGGSPPLGYEVQDRKLVVNDVDAATVRHIFRRYVELGCGSLLLAELRREEIKTKARAGRGGVHFGRGSIYYLLTNRSYLGEARHKTNWYPGEHSAIIGPELWAQVQAKLVVNRVSQAREKAKTRRSVLAGILYDQDGRRMVPSHTKRRGRAYRYYVTDQSFATPAAPALRVPAWDVEQAVLSRVRSFLSSNSELKAKLGIECASELSRVAASAEIAGGRLQENIGPEKLIGRVELTERSLTIGLRGDLLADTLNRPSECAGELILWARVSRVRRGKEIKLVLGEGAKHTEPQSQLLSVLREAAEAKRLIDSSAGVSLSAIAAKAGRCRANLAALYRIAHLSPEIVVTILDAACPTHLTKRALLAADLPANWTEQQRLLFRN
- a CDS encoding DUF2924 domain-containing protein gives rise to the protein MSRNLDAKLAALQQMSAVELRAEWTRQLKAEPPKITAELMRLAIGYRLQERALGGLSARCRRKLLAPTGRGAALPVMKPGTRLLRSWNGRTIEVLVTDEGYEHENRSYRSLSQIAREVTGTAWSGPRFFGLNANA
- a CDS encoding DUF3489 domain-containing protein, which produces MNKTTSTKSRGGKPRGSVPQSESATRSHASNITTAKPSKQAKIVAMLVSEAGATLPVLVEATGWQSHTVRASLTGLRKRGYAITSDKVDGVRTYRAVAPE